From the genome of Chlorogloeopsis sp. ULAP01, one region includes:
- a CDS encoding LLM class flavin-dependent oxidoreductase, whose protein sequence is MRTGLFCNYENHHQDARRAIQEQVALVKHVESLGFDEAWVTEQHFNESNLSPSILVLMAHLAGVTSTIRLGSAAVLLAFHNPIRVAEDIATLDHLCGGRLAFGIAKGGPFPEHNKHFAIPMSESRAKTLEAMALIHKLLYETDVSFDGKYYHCDRVTIFPKPLQKNIPVYVASGDEQGIAFAAQHSFGLMGGPPFSLERLKNTVAKYRTINSSDSEKLMLARFFFVAKTYEEAVSEALPFICKFSQKMKANAAVVMQNNGNQQQKPFDRNNICFDEDYLIENSIIGDVATCRDKIKLFQDELNLDALALKPSSLNVQKNLESLTRYNQEIRNYV, encoded by the coding sequence ATGAGAACCGGACTATTTTGCAATTACGAAAATCATCATCAAGATGCTCGTCGCGCCATTCAAGAACAAGTCGCCCTCGTAAAACACGTGGAAAGCTTGGGTTTTGATGAGGCGTGGGTGACGGAACAACATTTCAATGAATCCAATCTCAGTCCATCAATCTTAGTATTGATGGCACACCTAGCGGGCGTAACTTCAACGATCCGGTTAGGCTCGGCGGCGGTATTGCTGGCTTTTCACAACCCGATTCGAGTTGCAGAAGACATTGCTACACTCGATCATCTGTGTGGTGGGCGACTTGCCTTCGGGATAGCCAAAGGAGGGCCTTTTCCCGAACACAACAAGCATTTTGCCATACCCATGAGTGAATCTCGTGCCAAAACCTTAGAGGCGATGGCATTGATTCATAAGCTGTTGTATGAAACTGACGTATCGTTTGACGGGAAATACTATCATTGCGATCGCGTCACCATTTTCCCCAAACCCTTGCAGAAAAACATACCTGTGTATGTAGCAAGCGGTGATGAACAGGGCATAGCCTTTGCTGCCCAACATTCGTTTGGTTTAATGGGAGGGCCACCATTTTCACTGGAGAGATTGAAAAATACTGTTGCTAAGTATCGGACAATTAATTCTAGTGATTCGGAAAAATTAATGTTGGCACGCTTCTTTTTCGTTGCTAAAACTTATGAAGAAGCCGTGAGCGAGGCTTTGCCCTTCATCTGCAAATTCAGCCAAAAAATGAAAGCTAATGCTGCTGTGGTGATGCAAAATAACGGTAATCAACAACAAAAACCGTTTGACCGCAACAACATTTGTTTTGATGAGGACTATCTAATTGAAAATTCAATAATTGGTGATGTAGCAACTTGTCGCGACAAAATCAAACTCTTTCAGGATGAACTAAATTTAGATGCACTAGCACTTAAACCCTCATCTTTGAATGTGCAAAAAAATCTGGAAAGTTTGACACGCTACAACCAAGAAATCCGGAATTATGTCTGA